A single window of Cydia strobilella chromosome 18, ilCydStro3.1, whole genome shotgun sequence DNA harbors:
- the LOC134749720 gene encoding uncharacterized protein LOC134749720, whose product MLSVKYLSLQKPELEYEVRIRGVTPASSVEELRKQIVKLSKDFPSEHILESPLEASQDLNGCLEVLTKIQSNLDSADPTIPVLMRTQNMLNHLYNRIARITRSDDVKKEYDEVVKEFDLLTKKFKTLQANKPFSSTAGAGSASSFGSGPAVPELQNVISVTCDRTSADLAKLKFNGTTCVRSFIQRVDEFIKARNIPASKILNYCTEIFQDNALHWYRSVRDKVDSWSELAALLRKDFDQSDYDYRLDTEIRGRTQGERESITIYLSIMDGMFSRLSNPPSEAEKLRILLHNIRPCYASTLAASSTEISTIDSLRSLCRNYETYHSRHSQFQEPPRVTSDTVAPEFAYSRESNKSTNKFNNNTYNKQNYAFNNNYNKGQYSKNTNYNQNQNKAQQQNYVHSVSNTAQNNKQQPYCPRCRSNTHHIRQCQASRDVICFKCGMKDVKTPDCPVCNKNKNKGTKN is encoded by the coding sequence ATGCTGTCCGTGAAGTACTTATCTCTTCAAAAGCCAGAGCTGGAGTATGAAGTGCGTATTAGAGGCGTCACTCCGGCCTCATCCGTTGAGGAACTACGCAAACAAATTGTCAAACTTTCAAAGGACTTTCCTTCAGAGCATATTTTAGAGTCTCCACTCGAAGCTTCACAAGACCTTAATGGCTGCTTGGAAGTTCTCACTAAAATTCAGTCAAATTTAGATAGTGCTGATCCCACTATTCCTGTGCTAATGAGAACACAAAACATGCTGAACCATTTATATAACCGTATTGCGAGGATAACGCGTAGTGATGACGTTAAAAAAGAATACGATGAAGTCGTTAAAGAATTTGACCTTCTTACGAAAAAGTTTAAGACCCTTCAGGCAAATAAACCTTTTTCAAGCACTGCCGGCGCGGGTTCCGCCAGCTCCTTTGGATCTGGACCTGCGGTCCCCGAGCTCCAGAACGTGATCTCGGTGACATGCGACCGTACCTCAGCCGATcttgcgaaattaaaatttaacggCACAACTTGCGTGCGCTCTTTTATTCAGCGTGTTGATGAGTTTATAAAAGCCCGAAATATTCCTGCTAGTAAGATTTTAAATTACTGTACTGAAATTTTCCAAGACAATGCCTTGCATTGGTATCGGTCTGTAAGAGACAAGGTAGATTCTTGGTCCGAATTAGCAGCCCTATTGAGGAAGGACTTTGACCAGTCAGATTATGACTACAGACTGGACACGGAGATTCGTGGTCGTACTCAGGGAGAACGCGAGAGCATCACTATTTATCTCTCTATCATGGATGGTATGTTCTCGCGTTTGTCCAATCCTCCTTCAGAGGCAGAGAAGTTAAGAATCCTTCTTCACAATATTAGGCCTTGTTACGCAAGTACACTAGCAGCATCATCTACCGAAATCAGTACAATAGATTCCTTACGCTCATTGTGTCGCAATTACGAGACTTATCATTCTCGACACTCACAGTTTCAGGAGCCACCAAGAGTGACTTCTGACACTGTTGCACCCGAATTTGCGTACTCTAGGGAATcaaataaaagtacaaataaatttaacaacAACACATATAATAAGCAAAACTATGCatttaacaataattataataaagggCAATATTCTAAGAACACcaattataaccaaaatcaaaaTAAGGCACAACAACAAAATTATGTACATTCCGTGTCCAATACAGCTcaaaacaataaacaacaacCGTATTGCCCAAGGTGTCGTAGCAATACTCATCATATTCGGCAATGTCAGGCTAGTAGGGATGTGATTTGTTTTAAATGTGGCATGAAAGATGTCAAGACTCCCGATTGTCcggtttgtaataaaaataagaacaaaGGTACAAAAAACTAG